The genomic region AGGCAAGTACGCGCATATCACCCGAATTGATGCTTTAAAATGCTTTTTCAGGGCCTATAGCCACAAAAAAGCCGGCCGCATACGCGGCCGGCTTTCCGTTAAGCCTAGGGTTTGGGGCTAGGTTAAATAATCCGCTTCAGCTCCTCAAAGTTGCTGTTCGATACCGTGCGGGTGCGGCAGTTCAGCTGGTCGGCTTTGGTTTGGATTTCCTGAATGCGGGTAGCAGGGGCGGGGTGCGTACTTAGGAAGGCGGGCGGGTTGCCATTCTGGTTCTGGCTTTCGGCCTTGATGAAGAAGCCCGCTGCGCCGTCGCAGGCGTACTGGGTTTTGTTGAGGTAGACGACCGAGTACTGGTCGGCCTCAGTCTCGTCGTTGCGGCTGAACTTGAGCTGGCCGAGGCCGGTGGCAATCTGCACCAGCTGGTTGGGATTGTCGCCGACCAGCAAGCTCAGCATCAGGCTAATGCCGTACTGCTGCTGCAGCTGCTTGGACGTATGGCGGCGGTCGGCGTGGGCTATTTCGTGGCCCAGAATACCAGCCAGCTCGCTTTCGTTATCCAGAAACTTGATCAGGCCCGAATACACGTAAATATGGCCGCCGGGCGTGGCAAAGGCGTTCTGCACGGCATCGTCCTTGATGATCTTGACGTCCCAGGGAAACTCGTTGCGGTAGCGCACCTCGCCCGAGTTCAAGACCTTATTCACGACGCCATCGAGCAGTTGGTAGGCGCGGGCGTTGCGGGTGTTGCGCTCCAGCAGCTGGCCTTTGGCGCGGTAGGTGGAGTCGGTCTGGTCGGCTACCTGCTGGCCCAGGGTTTTGTCGTCTTCCACCGAAAACAGCAGCACGCCGTCGCCGCCGTCGGAGGAGCAGGCGGCCGTGCCGCCGAGAGTAGCGGCCAGGGAAAATAGAAGCCAGGGTTTACGCAGTAGGTGTAGCATTGGGGGCAGGGTATGCAGGGAAGGAAAAAATAGGGTCTGGGCTGCCGAAAGAAAAAACGGTGCCAGAATCTTACAAGCCGGTACGTTTCGGCTCTGCGTGTGTTGGCTGCGCCAGGTAACCCGGCTGCATCCAGTTGCAGATCAGGCGAAAAAAAACTGTCTCTGCCAGTTGACCCAAGGCAGTATTTGGGTGGAAGAAGGCCTCACCTTTCCCGGCTGCTTTGCGTACACGCAGCCTGCCCGCGCTGTTTTGGCCGGGCTTTTATTCGGCCTGTTTATGTCTGCTACCACTGCCCGCCCCAAAACCAAGAAAAAGCACCTGCCGCCGCTGCAGGAGGCCCATGAGCTCTACAAAGACCCCGCCCGGCAGGCTGAGCTGGCCGGCCTGCGCTACTTCACCGATACCAAGCCGGGCCTGACACGCAAAGCCACCCGCGCCGGCAACTTCAGCTACCACACCGTAGCGGGCGAGAAAATCAGCGACGAAAAAGTGCTGACTCGCATCCAGGGCTTCGTGATTCCGCCGGCCTGGACGGAAGTCTGGATTTCGCCCTCGGCCAACACGCACCTGCAGGTTACGGGCCGCGACGCCAAGGGCCGCAAGCAGTACCTCTACCACCCGGCCTGGGACCAGGCCCGCAGCCTCACCAAGTTCAGCCGCCTGCGCGCCTTCGGCGAGAAGCTGGCCGAGCTGCGCGCCCAGATGCACAAAGACCTGGCCCGGCCCACGCTGGACAAGCCCAAGGTGATGGCCCTGGTACTGATGCTGATGGACAAGTCGTTTATCCGGGTCGGCAACCGCGAGTACGCTGAGAAAAACAAAACCTACGGCCTCACCACCCTCCGCGACAAGCACGTGCAGGTGAGCGGGGCCGACGTGCGGTTTGCGTTTGTGGGCAAGAAAGGCGTGGCCCACGACCTCACGCTGCACGACCGTAAGCTGGCCAAGCTGGTGCAGAAGTGCAAGGAAATTCCGGGCCAGCATCTGTTCCAGTACTACACCCCCGACGGCCACCGGCAGGAGCTGGAATCGGGCGACGTGAACGAGTATCTGCAGCAAGTAACGGGCCTCAAGCTCTCAGCCAAGGACTTCCGCACCTGGGGCGGCACCGTGAAAATGGTGGAGTGCCTAGAGCGGGTGCTGGATGAGGAGCCCGACTTCCCGAAACCCAAAACGCTGAAGCGCGCCCTCAAGGACGTGGCCCACGACCTGGGGAATACGCCTACGGTGTGCTCCAAGTACTACATCCACCCGCAGGTGATGGAGCTGTTCAACTCTGATAAGCTCATCGACTACCTGCGCCGCCACGATGCCGACCCCACCGAAAATGACCTGCTGACCCCTACGGAGCACATGGTGCTGGATATGCTGGCGGAGCTGGAGGGAAAAGGGAAGTAAAAAAAGTAGGCCTCAAAAATTGGCCGTTCAGGAACTACATACCGGGGTTCTTGAACGGCCAATTTTTGAGGCCTACTTTTTAATTGACCTTACCGGCCCGAGCCGTCCCGGTCGAAGGCGTGGCTTTCGACGCCGTGGGAGGTTTTGTCCTTGAGCTCCGGGGCGGGTTCGAAGTCGTTGTTGCGGCTGGTGTCGTAGAAGCGGGTTTTGCGGCGCAGGCCGGCTACGCGGGAGGCGTCGCGCACCCGGTCCTCGTCGGGGCCGCCGTAGATGCTGATGAGCGGACTGCGGCGCACGGAGCCGCGCAACTCAAACACGTCGTCGCCCCTGAGGCCGTGCAGCAGCACCTGGCGGGTATCGGCCGGGTTGAACACGCGGCGGTATAGCAGCGAGTCGGCCCGTTTGGCAGGCGGGTCTATTTCGTATACCGACACCACGGTGGTCGTGTCAGTGAGGCGTTCCACTACAAACCGCTCATCGGCGTCGGTGCCGGCCACCAGCACTTCGTCGGCGCGCAGGGCGTAGTAGTCGGCGGCGGCCTGTGGCAGCTGGTCGCGGCGGGCGCGCAGGGCGGCTACCATTTGGGGGCCTTCCTGCGCATACACCTCGCGGGGCAGGCCCTGGCGCACAGCCTGCTCAATAACTGCATCCGTCAGGCGGCGCTGCAGGTCCTGGGCCGTGCGCACGTAGGCCGCACGGTCCAGCTCCGTCAGCACGTGCTCGTCGATGTAGCGGGAGTTGCGGGTGTAGCCCTCGATGCTCTGGTAGCGCGGCCCGAAGGTGCGGAACTTCGCCACCGCTTTGCTGGCCAGCCAGGAAATGAGGCCGTCATCAAACCGAAAAAATACCTGGTCGCGGTCCTGGGGCACCGGTTCCCAGCGGGTGTGGCCATCCGCCTGCGGGTAGGCGGCCCAGGTCCATTGGCCTTCGTGCCGGTCCCAGTCGCCGAGCCAGAGGTCGAGTAGGCGGGCGCGCAGGAAGGTGGCTTCGTCAATGCGGTGCTTCGGCGACTGGTAACGCTCGGCCAGCATATTGTCGCTTTCCTCCAGCTCGGTGGCACCCGGCAGGCGGCCCGCTATGTTCGGCCGGCCTTCCAGCTTTTCCTCCAGCAGCACCACTCGGCCCCGGTAGCGCTCCGAGGCAGCGCCCAGCCCGGTTTCGTCGTTGCGCACATAATAGGCCCGCGGGTTGGTATGGTGCAGGCCCGCCGCTTCAGCCAGCGGCGGCACCACAAAGGCGCCGTAGGGGTGGCCGGCGGCCGTGGCATCCCGCACTAGGTTCAGGATAAACCCCTGGCGCAGTACTTTAGGCAGCGTCCGGTAAGGGTCTTTGTCCACGGAGCGCAGGGCGTAGCCGCGGCCATCAGCCCCCACCACCGTCATGCTGATGGTCTGGAAGCCGCCGCCCACCTTACCGCCGCGCAGCCCGCCGGCAATAGTCGTGGCCGGATCAAACACGGGCAGCATCACGGGCTGTACCCAGGCCGCACGATGGTGGTGGCCCAGAAATACCCGCCCGATTGCCCCGCGCTGATAGTGCCGGCCGGCCGTTACCTGGGCGCTGTCGGCCCCGGGCTGGAGCGGGGCGGTTGCCAGGCGGGCATCGGGTTGGAAAAACGTGTGGCGGGCACAGCCAACGGTCGTCAGCAAAAGAAAAGGCAGGGCGTAGCGAGAAGTCATGCGTAGCGGAAAGCGCGGCTGGAGTCCTTGAACGCAGATATCCGGCAGTGGTTAGGGTGCAGCAGGAGCGCCGCCGGCAGCAGCAGCTTTGGGGGCGCCCGCCAACCCCTGCGGCCGGGTTTACGCTATAAGGGCGGCCATCTGTCCGGCTGTCATCTTATTCGTTTCGCCGCGTGTCTTTTTTTATCCTGAATTCCCGCAGCCGGATTGCCAGTGGTATATGCACGGCGCTGCTGTGCCATGCCTGCTCGGCGCCGGCCGCGCCGCCGGCCCCACGCCAGGTGCGGGTGCTGTCCGACTCCACGGTACAGGTGGCCGCCGGGCCGCAGTATGAGCGTTCGGGCATACACAATTTCTTCTGGGGCCGGCACTACCGCGAGCTGTGGGCGCTGCCCGTTACGGTGCCCATCGTGCAGCTGCGCACGGCCGTACCCGGCGGCCTGACGCCGGTGCAGGAGGGAGGCTCGTTCCAGACCAAAAACCTGCGCCTCGTCGACCGCAACGGCGTGCAGTACGTGCTGCGCTCCGTGGATAAAGATGCCACCAAAGCGTTGCCGGAGGGTTTGCAGGCCGGCCCCATCGGTCGCCTTATGAAAGACCAGACCAGCGTTATCAATCCCTACGGGGCCTATATAGTGCCCCGGCTGGCGCAGGCTGCCGGCGTGTACCATACCAACCCACGCCTGATATACTTGGCCGACGACCCCGGCCTGGGCGAGTTTCGCAAGAGCTTTGCCAATGCCCTGTATCTGCTGGAAGAGCGGCCCGAGGGCGACCAGCGCCTGGTGGCCAGCTTCGGCAATTCCACCCGTGTGGAAAGCTCCCGCAAGGTATTCACCAACCTGCTGGCCAACCCCCGGTTCAGCGTAGATGCGCGCCGCTACCTGCGGGCCCGCCTGTTCGATATGTGGCTCGGCGACTGGAGCCGCCGCGAAGACCAGTGGCGCTGGGCCAGCTTCGAGGCACTTGGCGGCGACATCAGCTACCGGCCCATTCCGCGCGACCGGGACCACGCGTTTTTCAAGTTCAACGACGGGTTTTTTACCCACATCATTGGCTGGGTGAAGTCCAACTACCAAACGTTCGACGAGCGAATCCGGCTTTCGGATGTGGAGGGCCTCAACCGCGCCGCCCGGCCCATGGACAAGTCGCTGCTGGCGTACCTTTCGCGCGAAGACTTCCGCCAGATTGCCGATTCGCTGCAGCAGCAGCTTTCGCCGGCCGTGATAAAGGAGGCGTTGGCCGTATGGCCCAGGGAGGTATATGGCCTGGTAGGGCCGGAGTTCGAGCAGAAGCTCAACGGCCGCCGGGCTCAGCTGCCAGCTGTGGCCGACAAGTTCTACGCGTTGCTGGCGCGCAACGTGGAGCTGCCGGGCACCGACCAGCCGGAGCGGTTTGTGGTGGAGGTGCCGGCGCCACAGCAGGTGCGTGTGCGCGTGTACCTGCGCCATACTGCCCGTCCCGACAGCCTAATCGGCCAGCGTACCTTTCAGGCCGGGGAAACCAGTACCCTGAAACTATTTGGCTTAGGCGGCAACGATATTTTTGAGCTGCGGGCCTTGCCGGCAGCCGGCATCAGCGTGGGCCTCTACGACGGAGCCGGGCAGGATGTGGTGCTTGGCCCGGTTTCGCCGGTGGCTACACCTACCCGCACAACCGTTTTCGATAGCGGCGACGGCAACAGTCTGACTGTGCCCCGCGCCGTGAAAGTGGAAAAATACAGCCCTGCCGCCAGCGAGTTTGACGGGGCCGGCTGGCTGCTGCGGCATCGGCTCTATTAGGTTCTGCCTGAGGCTGGTGGGCAGCCGCTGTTGCCAGATAGCGGATGGGTATTTCTGGTGTACATTTGCGGCCCTTTTTCGCTTCTATGCACGCCCTACTTGACTCAGATTACCTGTCTATCACCTTTCGCCCCGACCTTGATATGCTGGTGGCTCGCTGGCTGCGGGAAGTGTCGGGCAGTGAAACGCGCGAGGGGTACCACCAGATTCTGGCCGCCGCCCGCCAGACCAGCTGCCCGTTCTGGCTGCTCGACGGCCGCCGCCGCACACCAGCCGATGCCGAAACGACCCAATGGGGCTTTCAGGAATTCTTTCCGACGCTAAGCAGCCAGCTGGGCCAAAACGTATTTCTAAGCCAGCTCCTGTCGCCCTTCTATCAGCAGATCACCCAGGCGCTGCCGGTATTTCAGGAAAACGAAGCCAGCACCACCCACACCTACACTATGCGCCGCTTCAACGATGAGGCCAGTGCGGTAGCGTGGCTGCGGGAATGCCAGCAGGGGCCCGGCCGCTAAGCCAGTGCCAGTCAGCTGCTCAGCAGCCACCGGGCCGCCGACTCGTGGTCCTGAAAGTGAGATACGTGCAGCGCTACGCTGCCCCTGATGCGTTGTACCAGCTCGGTGGTACCCAGCCGGTTGTATACGTCGTGCGAGTTGATGATGGCGCAGTAGCGGTAGCTGCTGTGCTGCACGGCGCGTGGTGCCCAGTCAGTCACCAGCCAATCCCGGTCGGGCGGCATAATGGCCGGCATCATCTGGTGGTCAGATAGCACTTTGCTAAGCTTCGATTCCTGCAGGAGCTGTAGCAGCTGCTCGTATACTTCGCGCAGACTACTGCTGTACATCGGGGCCGGCTGCCACTCCACCTGCACGTAGCAATCCGGGTATTCTATGATGTTAGCCAGATGGTTATGAAAGTATAGGGACTGCTGGCGAGGGTATAGCTGGTTATCCATGATAAAGCACTTCGTTGGAACAGTTCAAGCCTGGAACAGGAGGAAGCAGTGGTAGAATAGGGGTATAGTCCTAGCGCAAAGTAGTTAATGAATATACAGTTGTCGCTGGGGCTGTCGCCTCAAAGCTGCAGGTTTATTTTCGGAGCCGGCGAAATGGGCTTTACCTCACAGGCAGCGGGCAAAAAAAAGCTCCGCCGGTAGGGCGGAGCCAAAGAAACAGGCCGGAGCAGCAGGGGGCTATTTGAACACCTTCACTTTGTCTTTGTGCTTGGTGCGCAGGTACTGTCGGATAATCTGCTGAGCATCCTTATTGTCGTTGTAGCGGGTAATGACCTCCTTGAAGTCGTCGAGCCGGCGGGCGGAGAAAGTTTCGGTGTCTACGTAGCCGAAGCCGAGGTAGCGGCCGTGCTCCACCAGCACCACCGTCTTCTCATCGTCGCGGCGGCCGGGGCCAATCACCACAAACGAGCCGTGCTCATAGGTGAAGCTTTCGATGGCTTCTTCCACCCGCTTATTGTACTCTTCCGCGGGCTCCAGACCCAGGCATGCGCCATTGCAGCGGTGCACCTGGTAGTCAAAGCACGAGCCGTTGGTTTTGTACAGGTCGCAGAGCTTCTGGCACAGGTTGAACTTGGCCACCTTGTGAAACAGAAAGCCCTTGGCCTTGAACTGGTTGCCGAGCGCAATCAGTGGGTGGGAGCCGGTGTGGTCGTCGGCGCGGCCGTAGTAGAGGTGCTTGTAGCCCTGCTCGTCGGTGCGCAGGAAAATGCCGGCCGGAAACACCGAGCGGCGCAGCTTGCGGTTGTAGAGCGGCTTGAGGCGCTTGATTTCGTGCGACTCGTAAAGCAGCGCCACCAGTTCCGAGCCCGTCAACTCCCAGGTGATATCCGAAATGGAGTTCTTAAACTCAATGCTCTTGCGCGACTTGTAGTCGATGGCAAAGTGCTGCTGAATCCGCTTGTAGATATTGATGCTCTTGCCCACGTAAATCACCTCGCCCTTCTCGTCGTGGAAGTAGTAGACGCCGGCCGTGTGGGGCAAAGACGCCACTTTCTCGGGCGTGATATTGGGTGGCAGCAGCGCCGTACGGATGGCATCCTGCACGGCCTTCACCTTGCGGGCCGAGGGTTGTTTGGTAGGCACGGCCACAGTAGTTTCCGTAGTATCGGAACCGACGCTGGCGGCGCTGGCGGCGCGGGCGGGCGCGGGGGCCGGCCGGCGGCCGGCGGGGGCGTTGGCATCCACGGCGGCCAGCGTATCGGCGGGGGAGAGGCCGGGCTGTGCCAGAGCTTCTTCCTGCTGGCTGATTTTGAGCAGGCGGTCGAACAGGATGGCGGTGGCGGCGGCGTCGCCGGCGGCGCGGTGGCGGCCGTTGAGCGGAATACCGATGTTCTGGCACAGCTTGCCGAGGCTGTAGCTGGGCTGGCCCGGCATCAGCGACCGGCTCAGGCGCACCGTGCACAGCGTTTTGCGCGAGTACGTGTAGCCCAGGTCGCCAAATTCCTTTTTCAGAAACGAGTAGTCGAACCGCACGTTGTGGGCCACAAATACGCAGCCCTCGGTCATTTCCACCACCTTGCGGGCCACCTCATGAAACTTGGGCGCGTCGCGCACCATCTCGTCGCTGATGCCGGTAAGCTGGGTGATGAAAAACGGAATGGGGCGCCCCGGATTCAGCAGGGTGTCGAACTGGTCCACCACCTTTTCGCCATCGTGAATAAAGATGGCTATTTCGGTGATGCGGTCCTGCGTGGGCTGGCCCCCGGTAGTCTCAAGGTCGATGATGGCGTACAAAAGCGGCGCGGTATCGGGTAAAAAAAGGATGCTAAGCTAATTGGTAACAAAGATACGCGTCCGGAAGGTTGCACGTGCCAACCGCCGGGCAGTGCGTTGGCCCCCGAACGCAAAAAAGCCCGCACAAGGCGGGCTTTTTATCAGGAGTGGGCAGGTAGGGCCAATAGGCTAGCGGCTGGCTTTCTGCTGGGTTATCCAGTTCTTGTCGGACAGGATGGCGCCGTGCTGCTTCTGGATTACGTCGCGGGCGTCAGCCGGCAGCTCATTGGATTTCAGTGCCGTTTCGTACGACTGCAGTGCTACTGCGTCGCCGGTTTCGCACTCGCCCAGAATGGCCGAGTCGTCCTGGCCGGTGATGGCCGATTTGAGGTTGATCCAGCCGCGATGTACGGCAGCGGCAGCCTCTGCCACTACGCCTTCCACCGTGCTTTCCTGCTCGGGCTTGATGCCTAGCTGCTGCGCATGCTGCGTTAGTTCAGCGGCGAACTGGGCGCGGTGCTGGCTCATCTGGCTCAGCTTCGACTTCAGCTCGGCGTTGGTTACGCCTTCGGCGGCTTCCTGGTAGCCTTTGGCGGCGGTGGTGTTGATTTCTACGAGGTCGTTGTATGCGCGGGCGGTTTCGCCGGTAATAGCAGCCATGTCGGTTCTGATTAGGTGGGAGGAAAAGTTCGGGCCTTGCTGAAGCAGGCCCGAACTGAGGAAGTATACTGGCAGGCCGGGGCGGGAGTTGTGCGCAAGCCGAACAAAATTCTGGCCTACCACTGCCGTCAGTACGCCGGGGGAACCTGAGCCGGCCGGTTGGGTGGCAAGAGCAGAAGCGTTACTTTTGGCTGATTAGCCCGGTTGCGTGCCGGTAGTTTTGCCTCTTATAGCCTCTATGCCCCCGCCGCCTGCCGTCTATTCCGTACCGTGCCTGCTGCCGCTGCCGCGCACCGGCAGCGCCGATACCGGCTTCACGGTGGCCGTGGCGTCCGATGGGGTGCTGCCCTTCACGGTGGCGCGCTCCTACTGGATTTATCACACTCCCAGCCAGGTGCAGCGCGGCCACCATGCCCACCACACGCTGCAGCAGCTGCTGGTAGCCGTGAGTGGCCGCCTGGAAATCACGCTGGAAACTACCACGGGCCAGCAGCAGCACTTCGTGCTCGACCGGCCCGACGTGGGCCTCTACCTGCCCGGGCTGTACTGGCGGACTGTGCGCTTTCAGCAGCAGGCCGTGCTGCTGTGCCTGGTATCGGAGCCTTATTCGGAGGCCAGCTACATCCGCGACTATGCCGCATTCCGGGCGCTGGCCCCTGCCGGTAGCCCAACCGCCCACCGCGTATGAGTGGCGCGGAACCTGCTGCCATCCGGGTAGAGCGGTATGAGCCCGGCCACGCCGCCGCCTGGGACGCGCTGGTGGCGGCTTCGGCCAACGGCCCCTTCCTGTTTGGCCGCGCGTATCTGGACTATCACCAGGACCGGTTCGAGGATTGCTCGTGGCTGGTGTGGCAGGGCTTGCGGCTGCGGGCCGTGTTTGTGGCCGGGCGTATCCGAAATGCAGCCGAGCCCGCCACGCTGGTTGCGCACCCCGGCCTTGCCTACGGTGGCCTCGTAACGGCTGGGGCAGCCAAAACACCTGATGTGATAACCTGGTTGGATGCCTTGCGCACGGCCTGGCACGCAGCCGGCTTTCGGCAGCTGCTCCTGAAACCGGTGCCCCGGGTGTTCTGCCGGCAGCCTTCCGAGGCTGCCCTGTTCTGGCTGCACCGGCAGGGGGCGCAGCTGGCGGCCCGCGAGCTGAATTCGGTCATCGACCTGACCCGGCCGTTTCGGATTGGTACCTGGCGCCGCGGCAACCTGCGCAAGGCGCGCCTTCACGGCGTGGCTGTGGGCTGCACCACCGCCGACGCCGACTATGCCGCTTTCTGGGAGTTGCTCGCTACCAACCTGCACCGCACGCACGGCCGCCAGCCAGTACACACCCTGGCCGAAATTTGCCGGCTGCGTGACCGGAACCCGGGTCACCTGGAGCTGTGGGTGGCCCGCCTGGCCGAAGAAGTGGTGGGCGGCGTGCTGGTGTTTCAGGATGCCCGCCAGGGGTTTGTACACACGCAGTACATCGGCGGCAGCCCGCGCGGCAAGCAGGTGGGGGCCGTAGATGCGGTGCTGGCCGAGCTGCTGCGCTGCAAAGTGCCGGCTTTCCAGCGGCTGTCCTTTGGCATCTCCACGGTGCAGGGCGTGGTGAACCAAGGTCTCTTAAACCAAAAAGAGGGTTTCGGTGCTACGGCCGAAACCACAGACACCTACACCCTCAATTTTTAGCGTAAACAGATCTTATTTGGGCGCTACGGCCACTTCAGCTAAGCGCGTCAGGTTTGGTTGGTGAGGCGGTGCCAGAGCTTTTTCAAGCCGCCCGGCTCCTGGTTGCCGGACTTCGTGGAGTCTTCGCCGTCGGCGGTATCGCCGAGCAGGAAGCCCCAGGGCTCAGTGGATTTGTTGGCGTCGAGCACCACTTTAATCACGGCCATCAACGGAATGCTCAGGATCATGCCCGGCGTACCCCACAGCTCGTTGCCCAGAATCAGGGCCAGAATGGCAGCCAGCGGGTTGATGCTCACCTGGGAGCCCGTAATCATGGGCGTAATGAAGTTGCCTTCCAGAAACTGCACCACTACAAACACCCCGATAACCAGCGCCGCCTGCACCGGCGAACCGGTTTCGACCAGCGTGATAATGGCCGGAATAGTGGCCCCGATCAGAATACCAATGTAGGGGATGATGGCCAGCACCGAGGCAAAAATGGCGAAGAAGATGGCGAATTTCACCCCCAGTACCAGCAGCCCGATGCCGTTGAGGATGGCCACAATGATAATCACCTTGATCAGGCCCGAAATGTAGGCCTGCACTACCGTCTGGATATTATCCACGGTGTGCAGCACCGACGTGCGCTTGTCCGGGGCCACGAAGCGGAACATAAACTGCCGCAGATGGTCGCGGTAGAGCAGCAGACAGAAGATGTAGATGAGCACCTGCGCCAGGTTGCCGAGCACCGCCGATGTGGTGTTGAGCGTGGTGCCCAGGTACGAGCCACCCGACTTTTTGAGCGCTTTGATAGAGGTTTCCTTCACCTCCTCAATGCTCATGGGCGTGTAGCCAAACCGGTTGTGTGCCCAATCCTGCGCGTTGTTGAAGAACTCCATCATCTTCACCTGCAGCTTGGGAATCTCGCTCTGAAACTGCGTCAGCTGCGAGCCGAAACCCAGAATGACGCCGGCGAAAATGGCCAGCACCAGCAGCAGGCACAGGATGATGGCCAGAATGCGCGGTACTCCCTTCGCCTCCAGCCACCGGCAGATGGGCAGCAGCAGCAGCGTGAATACCGCTGAAAATAGCAGTGGCAGCAGAATATCGTCGAGCACGCGCAGCGAGTACACCAGCAGCACGGCGCCCAGAATGAAAAACGCGAACTGAACAATGGGAGTCTGCCGGACTTCCTGGTTGGGTTTGTGGCCGGACGGCGGTAGATGGTGTTGGGTAGCAGGAGGGAACATTTGCTAAAAAAAATGGGAGTGAGAGAGAAGCGTAATGGCCTGTCAGGCCGTTTATTCGCGAAATAGCCGGGAACGAACAAGGCCCTGGCTGGGTTTTGAATCAAGGATTTGCTAACTTCGCTAGCGAAACCAGCGCGCGGAAACCGCCGGTTTTCTGTGTTATTTTACCTCAAATTTCGATTTCCTGATTTCATGGCTGAAGAACTGGTACCCGCTACTACCCCCGACCACGGCTACACCGAGGACAGCATTCGTTCCCTGGACTGGCGTGAGCACATCCGGCTGCGGCCGGGCATGTACATTGGCAAGCTCGGGGATGGTTCGGCTTACGACGATGGTATCTACGTGCTGGTGAAGGAGGTAATCGACAACTCCATCGACGAGTACGTGATGGGCCACGGCCGCACTATCGAAATCAAGATATCCGACCAGCGCGTGCAGGTGCGCGACTACGGCCGTGGCATTCCGCTGGGCAAGGTGGTGGAAGTGGTGAGCAAGATTAACACGGGCGGCAAATACGACTCCAAGGTCTTTCAGAAATCTGTGGGCTTAAACGGGGTTGGCACCAAAGCGGTTAACGCGCTCAGCAATTACTTTCTGGTGCAGAGCGTCCGCGAGGGCCTGATGAAGTCGGCGGAGTTTGCCCAGGGCATCCTCACCAGCGACGCCAAGCCGGTGAAAACCAGCCAGCGCAACGGCACGCTGATGACCTTTCAGCCCGACGATTCCATCTTCCGCAACTATCGCTTCATCCCGGAATATCTGGAAA from Hymenobacter canadensis harbors:
- a CDS encoding M48 family metalloprotease; its protein translation is MLHLLRKPWLLFSLAATLGGTAACSSDGGDGVLLFSVEDDKTLGQQVADQTDSTYRAKGQLLERNTRNARAYQLLDGVVNKVLNSGEVRYRNEFPWDVKIIKDDAVQNAFATPGGHIYVYSGLIKFLDNESELAGILGHEIAHADRRHTSKQLQQQYGISLMLSLLVGDNPNQLVQIATGLGQLKFSRNDETEADQYSVVYLNKTQYACDGAAGFFIKAESQNQNGNPPAFLSTHPAPATRIQEIQTKADQLNCRTRTVSNSNFEELKRII
- a CDS encoding DNA topoisomerase IB is translated as MSATTARPKTKKKHLPPLQEAHELYKDPARQAELAGLRYFTDTKPGLTRKATRAGNFSYHTVAGEKISDEKVLTRIQGFVIPPAWTEVWISPSANTHLQVTGRDAKGRKQYLYHPAWDQARSLTKFSRLRAFGEKLAELRAQMHKDLARPTLDKPKVMALVLMLMDKSFIRVGNREYAEKNKTYGLTTLRDKHVQVSGADVRFAFVGKKGVAHDLTLHDRKLAKLVQKCKEIPGQHLFQYYTPDGHRQELESGDVNEYLQQVTGLKLSAKDFRTWGGTVKMVECLERVLDEEPDFPKPKTLKRALKDVAHDLGNTPTVCSKYYIHPQVMELFNSDKLIDYLRRHDADPTENDLLTPTEHMVLDMLAELEGKGK
- a CDS encoding exonuclease domain-containing protein; its protein translation is MYAIIDLETTGGQPTQDRITEIAIFIHDGEKVVDQFDTLLNPGRPIPFFITQLTGISDEMVRDAPKFHEVARKVVEMTEGCVFVAHNVRFDYSFLKKEFGDLGYTYSRKTLCTVRLSRSLMPGQPSYSLGKLCQNIGIPLNGRHRAAGDAAATAILFDRLLKISQQEEALAQPGLSPADTLAAVDANAPAGRRPAPAPARAASAASVGSDTTETTVAVPTKQPSARKVKAVQDAIRTALLPPNITPEKVASLPHTAGVYYFHDEKGEVIYVGKSINIYKRIQQHFAIDYKSRKSIEFKNSISDITWELTGSELVALLYESHEIKRLKPLYNRKLRRSVFPAGIFLRTDEQGYKHLYYGRADDHTGSHPLIALGNQFKAKGFLFHKVAKFNLCQKLCDLYKTNGSCFDYQVHRCNGACLGLEPAEEYNKRVEEAIESFTYEHGSFVVIGPGRRDDEKTVVLVEHGRYLGFGYVDTETFSARRLDDFKEVITRYNDNKDAQQIIRQYLRTKHKDKVKVFK
- a CDS encoding PA2169 family four-helix-bundle protein gives rise to the protein MAAITGETARAYNDLVEINTTAAKGYQEAAEGVTNAELKSKLSQMSQHRAQFAAELTQHAQQLGIKPEQESTVEGVVAEAAAAVHRGWINLKSAITGQDDSAILGECETGDAVALQSYETALKSNELPADARDVIQKQHGAILSDKNWITQQKASR
- a CDS encoding sugar 3,4-ketoisomerase yields the protein MPPPPAVYSVPCLLPLPRTGSADTGFTVAVASDGVLPFTVARSYWIYHTPSQVQRGHHAHHTLQQLLVAVSGRLEITLETTTGQQQHFVLDRPDVGLYLPGLYWRTVRFQQQAVLLCLVSEPYSEASYIRDYAAFRALAPAGSPTAHRV
- a CDS encoding GNAT family N-acetyltransferase yields the protein MSGAEPAAIRVERYEPGHAAAWDALVAASANGPFLFGRAYLDYHQDRFEDCSWLVWQGLRLRAVFVAGRIRNAAEPATLVAHPGLAYGGLVTAGAAKTPDVITWLDALRTAWHAAGFRQLLLKPVPRVFCRQPSEAALFWLHRQGAQLAARELNSVIDLTRPFRIGTWRRGNLRKARLHGVAVGCTTADADYAAFWELLATNLHRTHGRQPVHTLAEICRLRDRNPGHLELWVARLAEEVVGGVLVFQDARQGFVHTQYIGGSPRGKQVGAVDAVLAELLRCKVPAFQRLSFGISTVQGVVNQGLLNQKEGFGATAETTDTYTLNF
- a CDS encoding AI-2E family transporter; translated protein: MFPPATQHHLPPSGHKPNQEVRQTPIVQFAFFILGAVLLVYSLRVLDDILLPLLFSAVFTLLLLPICRWLEAKGVPRILAIILCLLLVLAIFAGVILGFGSQLTQFQSEIPKLQVKMMEFFNNAQDWAHNRFGYTPMSIEEVKETSIKALKKSGGSYLGTTLNTTSAVLGNLAQVLIYIFCLLLYRDHLRQFMFRFVAPDKRTSVLHTVDNIQTVVQAYISGLIKVIIIVAILNGIGLLVLGVKFAIFFAIFASVLAIIPYIGILIGATIPAIITLVETGSPVQAALVIGVFVVVQFLEGNFITPMITGSQVSINPLAAILALILGNELWGTPGMILSIPLMAVIKVVLDANKSTEPWGFLLGDTADGEDSTKSGNQEPGGLKKLWHRLTNQT